A window of Cellulosimicrobium protaetiae genomic DNA:
CGAGCGAGAGGGCCGAGGCAGGATCCTGAGGGGTGTCCGTCACGGCCCCTAGTCTCGCACCGGCCTCCGCAGGCGCGGCACCGTGTCCGACGACCGGTCGGTCGGTCGGCCTGCCGACCCGCCTCGCCGAACCGGCGGCACGACCTGGCGACCCGACCTGGCGACCCGACCTGGCGACCCGACCTGGCGACCCGTCCCTGCGGCCCTCGGGGGCCGCGCCGCGACGCGTCGCCCGGTGGCACGGGACCGCGACCGTCGCGAGCCCGGACGCGACGAACGCCGCGGAAGTCGCTACTGTGCCAACAGGACGGTCGTGGGAGCGCTCCCTCACCGTCGGGGGCCGCATCGGAGCGACCCCCTCGGGGGCGCCTGCACCGCTGTCCCGGCCCGGCCGACGACGGCGGGCCGACATCCGCACCGAGGAGGCAACGATGCACCACGGCTCGATGCACCATCGCCTGACAGCGCTAGCAAGCGGGATCGGGGTGGTCGTCGCGAGCGTCGGGCTCGCGACGACCGCGAGCGCGAGCGCGCCCGACGGCACGCCGACGTCCACCGGGAGCGCGGTCCCCGCGCTGCTCGCCGGCCCGGTCCCCGGGCCCGACGACCTGTCCGACGGCCAGCTCCGCGCGCTCGAGCGCGACCTGGGACTCGACGCCGACGGCGTCGCCGACCGGCTCGCGCTCGACGCCGCGACCGGCGCCGTCGAGCAGGCGCTGAGCGACGACCTGGGCGCGGCGTACGCCGGCACGTGGGTCGACGCCGACGCCGCGACGCCCGTCGTCGCCGTCACCGACCCCTCCGTCGTCCCGGAGGTCGAGGCGGCCGGCGCCGAGGCCGTCGTGGTCGAGCGCGGCCTCGCCGAGCTCGACGCCGTCGCCGCCGAGCTGGATCAGGCGTCGACACCCGACGCCGTCCAGGCCTGGTACGTCGACGTGACGACGAACGAGGTCGTGGTGGAGTCGCTCGACCCGGCCGCGGCGGACGCGTTCGTCGCGTCGTCGGGGGTCGACGCGGCCGCCGTCCGGACCGAGGTCGTCGACGCGCCGTACGAGCTCACGGCGGACGTGCGCGGCGGCGACCGGTACATCACCCGGGACCCGGGCGCGTCGTCGGGCTCGGCGTGCTCGATCGGCTTCGCCGTGCAGGGCGGCTTCGTCACGGCCGGGCACTGCGGCGCCGCGGGCAAGGAGGTCCTCACGGCGAGCTGGGCGCGCATGGGGACGGTCCAGGCGGCGTCGTTCCCCGGCCACGACTACGCCTGGGTGCGCGTCGACGCCGGGTTCTCCCCCGTCCCCCGCGTGAACAACTACGCGGGCGGTACGGTCGACGTCGCCGGGTCCGCCGAGGCGCCGGTGGGCGCGTCGGTCTGCCGGTCCGGCGCGACGACGGGCTGGCGCTGCGGCGTCATCGAGCAGAAGAACATCACGGTGAACTACGGCAACGGCGACATCCCCGGGCTGGTCCGCGGCTCGGCGTGCGCCGAGGGCGGCGACTCGGGCGGCTCGGTGATCTCGGGCAACCAGGCGCAGGGCGTGACCTCGGGCCGTATCAACGACTGCTCCAACGGCGGCAAGTTCATCTACCAGCCCGTGAACCCGATCCTCTCGGCGTACGGGCTCTCGCTCGTCACCACGGGCGGCGGGTCGGGCAGCGCGCTCGTCGGCCTTGCGGGCAAGTGCATCGACGTGCCGGGCTCGGACTTCAGCGACGGCAAGCGCCTGCAGCTCTGGACGTGCAACGGGACGAACGCGCAGAGGTGGACGTTCGAGGCCGACGGCACGGTCCGTGCCGGCGGCAAGTGCATGGACGTCGCGTGGGCCAGCACCGCCGACGGCACGGCCGTGCAGCTCGCGAACTGCAGCGGAAACCCCGCCCAGCAGTTCGTGCTGAGCGGCGCGGGCGACCTCGTGTCCGTGCTGGCGAACAAGTGCGTCGACGTGCCGAACAGCAACAGCAACAACGGCACACAGCTTCAGATCTGGACGTGCAACGGCACCGCGGCCCAGAAGTGGCACCGCGCCTGACACCTCGCCCTGGTCATCCCTAGGGCGCCGAACACGACATGGCGGTCGCTATCAGCGTGATAGCGACCGCCATGTCGTGGTCGCAGGCGTGGAGAGTCGGGGTCGGGCGGGGCGGCCCGACGGCGGGACGTCAGCCCGCGAGCGTGACCTCGCCCGCGGCCGCCTTCGCCGCGATGTCGGTGCGGTGGTGCGAGCCCGGGAGCACGATGCGGTCGACCGCCGCGTACGCCCGACGGCGCGCCTCGGCCAGGTCGGCGCCGCGCGCCACGACCGACAGCACGCGGCCACCCGAGGCGACCAGACCGCCGTCGTCCCCGCGCGAGGTGCCCGCGTGCAGCACGTGCACGCCCTCGACCTCCTCGGCCGCGTCGATGCCCGTGATCGGGTCGCCGCCGCGCACCGCGCCCGGGTAGCCGTGCGCCGCGACGACGACGGTGACCGACGCGTCGTCGCGCCACCGCAGCGCGCCGATCTCGGCGAGGCGCCCCTGCGCCGCCGCGAGCATCACGGCGGACAGCGGCGTCGCGAGGCGCGTGAGCACCGACTGCGTCTCGGGGTCACCGAACCGCGCGTTGAACTCGACGACGCGCGTCCCGCGGCTCGTCAGCGCGAGCCCCACGTACAGGACGCCGACGAACGGGGTGCCGCGCCGCGCCATCTCGTCGATCGTCGGCTGCGCGACGCGCGTGACGACCTCGTCGACCAGACCCTCCGGCGCCCAGGGCAGCGGGCTGTAGGCGCCCATGCCGCCCGTGTTGGGGCCGGCGTCGGCGTCGAACGCGCGCTTGAAGTCCTGGGCGGGCGCGAGCGGGACGACGGTCACGCCGTCGCTCACGCAGAAGAGCGAGACCTCCGGGCCGTCGAGGTACTCCTCGACGACGACGCGCGGGTCCTCCGGCGTGCCGTCCGCGGCGCGACGCGGGGTCGCGAAGCACGCCGCGGCGTGCTCGAGCGCGGCCTGCCGGTCCTCCGTGACGACGACGCCCTTGCCCGCGGCGAGGCCGTCGTCCTTGATGACGTAGGGGGCGCCGAACGCGTCGACCGCGGCCGCGACCTGGTCGACGTCGGTGCACACGTGCGCGAGCGCCGTCGGGACGGACGCCGCCGCCATGACGTCCTTGGCGAACGCCTTGGAGCCCTCGAGACGCGCGGCCTCGGCGCTCGGCCCGAACACCGGGATCCCGGCGTCGCGCACCGCGTCCCCGACACCCGCGACGAGCGGCGCCTCCGGGCCGACGACGACGAGGTCGACGCCCAGACCGGTCGCGAGCGCGGCGACCGCGGTGCCGTCGTTCTGGTCGACCGCGTGGAGCGTCGCGAGGTCCCCGATCCCGGGGTTGCCGGGGGCGGCGTGCAGCTCGTGCGGCTCGGCGCCCGGGCGGTCGGCCTCGTGCGCGAGGGCGTGGACGATGGCGTGCTCGCGGGCACCGGTCCCGACGACGAGGATCTTCACGGGCGACGAGTCTACCGAGACGGCCCGGCCACCCCGCGGGGCGTCCGGGCCGTGGTCGGCGTGCAGTGGTCGACTCAGTGGATGAGGTCGTGGCGCGGGATGATCGCGTCGCGGCTGGGGCCGACGCCGATCGCGGAGATGCGCGTGCCCGACATCTCCTCGAGCGCGAGCACGTAGCGCTGCGCGTTCACCGGCAGGTCCTCGAACGTGCGGGCACCGGAGATGTCCTCCCACCAGCCGTCGAGCTCCTCGTAGATCGGCTTCGCGTGGTGGAACGCCGTCTGGTCGAGCGGCATCTCGTCGTAGCGGACGCCGTCCACGTCGTACGCGACGCAGACCGGGACCTTCTCGAAGCCGGTGAGGATGTCGAGCTTGGTGAGCACCATGTCCGTGATGCCGTTGACGCGGGTCGCGTAGCGCGCGATCACCGAGTCGTACCAGCCGCAGCGGCGCGCGCGGCCGGTCGTGACGCCGTACTCGCCGCCCTGCTTGAGCAGGTACTCGCCGTTCGCGTCGAACAGCTCGGTGGGGAACGGACCCTCGCCCACGCGCGTCGTGTACGCCTTGATGACGCCGATGACGGAGCTGATGCGCGTCGGCCCGACGCCCGAGCCGGTGAGGGCGCCGCCCGCCGTCGCGTTGGACGACGTGACGAACGGGTAGGTGCCGTGGTCGACGTCGAGCATCGTCGCCTGACCGCCCTCGAAGAGGACGTTCTTGCCGGCGTCGAGAGCCTTGTTCAGCTCGAGCGCGGTGTCGGCGACCATCGGCTTGAGGCGCTCGGCGTACTGGAGCAGCTCGGCCACGGTCTCGTCGACCGTGATCGCGCGGCGGTTGTAGACCTTCACGAGCAGATGGTTCTTCTGGTCGAGCGAACCCTCGATCTTCTCCGCGAGGATCTTCTCGTCGAACAGGTCCCAGATGCGGATGCCGACGCGGTTGATCTTGTCGGCGTACGCCGGGCCGATGCCGCGGCCGGTCGTACCGATGCGGCGCTTGCCGAGGAACCGCTCGCTCACCTTGTCGATCGTGCGGTGGTAGCCCGCGATGACGTGCGCCGAGCCCGACACGAGCAGCTTCGAGACGTCCACGCCGCGCGCGATGAGGTCGTCGAGCTCCTGGAAGAGCACCTCGATGTCGACGACGACGCCGTTCGCGATGACCGGCGTGACGCCCGGGGACAGGATGCCCGACGGCAGCAGGTGGAGCGCGTACTTCTCGTCCCCGATGACGACCGTGTGGCCGGCGTTGTTGCCGCCGTTGAACTTGACCACGTAGTCGACCCGGGAGCCGAGCAGGTCGGTCGCCTTGCCCTTGCCCTCATCGCCCCACTGGGCACCGACGAGCACCACGCCTGGCATGGAATCCCCACTTTCGCACTGCCTGTTCCTCGGGCCGGTCATGGTCGTGGGCGTACCGCGTCCGGAGCGGAGCGGGCAGTCGTGCCCGACGGCGCTGGGCCCGCGGGCCCGAGGCGTCTCCCGGGCGGCAGTCACCCGGGGACCGGCGCCGAGTTTACCGGTCGGATGACGGAAATTGACCTTCGGAGCCACGCGTCGCCCGTGGCGCGCCCATCCCCGGGTTCGGTGTCCGCCGGTGCCGCGGGAGCCGGAGGCGGGCAGAATGGGGCCATGAGCGACACGCACGCGAACCTCCTCGACGGCCCCGCACCCGTCCGGCTCCCTGACGACTACGCGGCCGTCCGCGAGGCGATCGCCGCCGACGGCGACCCGTACGAGGTCGCGGCGAAGCACCCCGCGAGCTCGCTCGCGTGGGCGTACCTCGCGGAGGACTTCCTCCACGAGAACGGGTCCCGCGGTGCCGTGACGGCGTACGCGTTCGCGCGCACCGGGTACCACCGCGGTCTCGACTCGCTGCGTCGGGCCGGCTGGCGCGGGCAGGGCCCCATCCCGGCCGACCACGTCCCCAACCAGGGCTTCCTGCGCGCGCTGCTCGCGCTCGCGGAGTGCGCCGCGTACATCGGCGAGGTCGAGGAGGCCGGGCGCTGCGAGCAGTTCCTGCGCGACTCCGGCACCTCCGCCGACGAGGTCCGCGCCCTGCGCTGACCAACAGGCGATCCTGACCGACCGAGCAGGTGCTCCTGGCTCGTCCGGATACCTGGACGAGCCGAGACCACCTGCTCGGCGGTGGACGGGCGACCGGCTCGGGCGGCGTCTAGAGTCGTCTGCATGATCGAGATCGCCACGTCCCCCGCGACGACGACCCTCGTCATCGCCGGAGACCTCGATCTCGCCGAGCGCGACCAGTTCCCGGAGATCGCGGCGCGCGTCGTGGGGCTGCGTCGTCAGCTCCTCGTGATCGACATGTGCCGCGTGACGTTCATGGACTCGACGGGTGCCGCGTTTCTCATCTCGCTCGCGGACGCCGGCCGCAAGCGCGGCGGCGCGACGGTGCTGCGGGGTTGCGACGACCGCGACCTGTTCGTCCTCGAGGTGTGCGGGGCGCTCGAGCTGTTCCGCATCGACTCCGACCACCGCTGCGAGCCGGCGACACCGCCGTCCGGGTTCGCCGTGGTCGACCCCACGGGCTGACACCCGGCCCCACCGCACCCGGAGAGGCCGCGCGCGCCTGCACGGCGACGGTCCGCGCGCTACCGGTCCGACGGTCGCAGCTTGGCCCAGACGAGCTTGCCGGACGCCGTCGGGCGCCAGCCCCAGTCCGCGAGCCGCTCGACGATCTGCATGCCGAACCCGCCCATGCGGTTCGGGTGCCCGTCCGTCGGGACGGGCGGCGCCGGGTTGGAGTCCTCCACCTCGACGCGGATGCCGTCGCCCGTGTCGAACAACCGCAGCGCGAGGTGCCCCCAGCCGTGCAGCACGCCGTTCGCGACGAGCTCGGAGACGACGAGCTCGGCGTTCGCGCTGTCGCGCACGCCCCACGCCTGGCACGTGCGCACGACGGCGTGCCGTGCACGACCGATCGAGGCCGGCTCGCTGGGCAGCAGCCAGCGGCGGCTGCGCGGGCTCAGGACGACCGCCGACGCGTCGTGGACCGGGTCGGGGATGCGCACGACGACGAGCGCGACGTCGTCCTCGGGGGCGTCGGCGAGGCGTGACAACAGCTCCTCGCCCACGCCCGCGGCGTCGACGGCCGTCACGGCCGCGGATGCCGCGACGAGCGACTCCAGCCCGACGCGCAGGGCGCGGTCGCGGCGCTCGATGAGTCCGTCGGTGTAGAAGACGAGCGTGTCGCCGGGCGCGAGCGTCGCGACGCCCGTCGAGCGGCTGCGACCGCCGAACCCGACGAGCGCGCCCCCGGCGTCGTCGAGCTGGGTCACGGTGCCGTCCCGGAGCAGGAGCGGCGGCAGGTGCCCGGCGCGCGAGTACTCGATGCGCCACGCGTCGTCGGGCTGCTCGGCGTCGGGCTGCGTGAGCGCCGCGTACACGAGGCTCGCGGACCGCGGGATGCGCATGCCCTGGACGAGCTGGTCGACGCGCTCGAGCACGGGCCCGGGCGTGGTGAGCTCGTACGCATACGACCGCACGACCGAGCGGAGCTGTCCCATCGCGGCCGCGGCCTCGACGTCGTGCCCCACGACGTCCCCGATGACGAGGCCGACGACGTCCGGGGCGATCTGCAGGACGTCGTACCAGTCCCCGCCGACCTGGGCGTGCTCCGAGTTCGGGGCGTAGTAGGTCCACACGTCGAGCCCGGTCACGTCGGCCTGCTCGGGGAGCATCGCGCGCTGCAACGTCTCGGCGAGCCGGTGCTCGCGCGCGTAGAGGCGCACGTTGTCGATCGCGGTGCCGGCGCGGCGGGCGATGACCTGCAGGAGCGTGCGCACGCCGTCGCGCCCCTCCGCGTCGGGGCCGTGCCCGAGGCCCTGCCCGGAGGAGCCACCGGAGTCGCCCGTGACGAGCAGGCCGAGGATGCGGCGCCGCCCGGGGACGGCCGAGACGGTCACGCTCCCCGGCCGCTCCTGGAGGCCGGACAGCCGGTGGTGCAGGTCGCGCTGGAGCCAGCCCGACGCCGACCACTGCGGGTACGTCGCCGAGAGGTCGAGCGTCACCGGTCCCTCGATCCGGCCGTCGAGGACGTCCTGGACGCGGTCGGGCACGTCGACGAGCCGGACGCGCGGCACGGACCCCGTGACGGCAGCCGAGTCGCCCAGCGCGTCCGTCGCGTGGGCGCCCGTCGGGAGGGGGAAGAGCCCGGGCGTGTACCGGCCGTGCCGCTGCCCGCGTCCGGTGGGGGGCGCCGCCGTGTCGACGCCCTCCGCGTACCGGAGCCCGTCGTCGTTGAGGTAGAAGCCGGCCCAGTCGACGACGTACCCGGCGAGGAGCTCGGTGATGTCGCGCAGGGCGTACGGCTGGTCGAGGTCGGCGAGCAGGTCGGAGCTGCGCGAGACGACGTCGAGCACGGCGCGCTCACGCCGTTCGAGCGCGAGCGACGCGACCTGGGCTGCATAGCGCTCGAGGTGCTCCGACACGTCGACCTGCACCCCGACCCAGTGCGTCACGGACCCGTCGGGCCCCGCGAGCGGGGAGAGCGAGAGCTGCGTCCACACCGTGTCGCCGTCGCGGCGCAGCGCCCGGACGGTGTGCGTGATCTCGCGCTCCTCGGCGATCGCGGCACGCAGCTCCTGCGCGTCCACCGGCTCGGCGAGGAGGGTCTCGAGCACGTGCGGGCTGCGACCGACCACCTCGGCGGCGGTGAACCCGGTCTGCCGGACGAACGCCGCGTTGACCCACACGATCGGCATCTCGTCCGCGCGGGGACCGGTGACGAACATCGCGACGCCGGCACCCTCCATCGCGCGCGTGCACAGCTCCTGGACGTGCGCGGGCAGGTCGGTGCCGAGCCCCGGCGAGCTGCCCATCGTCACCTCCGACGGTCCGTGCGTCGTTCGTCTGGATACCGACGCCACGGTCGCGTTACTGTCCCGACTGGACATTCAACCGTAGATTGGTGCTTCCCGAGACCGGAACGGGTCGGGACCACGCAGGAGAGGAGCGCCGGTGCGCGAAGGTACACCCTCGGCCGCCGACCGTCCGGTCGGCGTCGCCGGCGACCCCGCAGGGGCAGGCGACCCGGCGAGCGTGCACGTGATCGTGGGGTCGACGCGGGCACGCATCGTCCTCTCGGGCGAGATCGACGCCGACCTCGGCGCCGACCTCCAGGAGGCCACCGCCGCGGCGGAGGACTCAGGGCTGCCCGTCGAGATCGACGCGCACCACGTGACCTTCATGGACTCGTCCGGTGTGGCGTTCCTCGCACGCCTCGCGTCGCGCGGCCCGCACCGGGTCCGCGTCCTGCGCGCCCCTCCGACGGTCCGGTTCCTCCTCGAGGTGACCCGCATCGGCGAGCTGCTCGACATCGTCGACGTCGACCCCGGCTTCGACCTCGACGAGCCCGCGGGCCAGGGCAACGGCGCGGGCGCCACGGACTGACGTCCGCACGGGCCGCCACGACCCGCCCGCGCCGACAGCTGCCACACCTCGGCGCCGCCCACTGCCACGACCGGCGGCGCCACCCACGACGAAGCCCCCGGTCCGTAGGGACCGGGGGCTTCGTGCATCCGGAGCCGGCTGTGCGCCGGCCGGACGTCAGCGGATCTTGTTGCCCGCCGAGCGCAGCTGCTGCGACGCCTCGACGATGCGGGCGGCCATGCCGGCCTCGGCCAGCTTGCCCCAGGCGCGCGGGTCGTAGGCCTTCTTGTTGCCGACCTCGCCGTCGATCTTCAGGACGCCGTCGTAGTTCGAGAACATGTGGCCGACGACCGGGCGCGTGAACGCGTACTGCGTGTCCGTGTCGATGTTCATCTTGATGACGCCGAAGTCGACCGCGGCGGAGATCTCCTCGGCCGTGGAGCCGGAGCCGCCGTGGAAGACGAGGTCGAACGGGTTCGCCTTGCCGACCTTCGCGCCGACGGCCTCCTGGATCTCCTTGAGGATCTCCGGGCGGAGCTTGACCGCGCCCGGCTTGTACACGCCGTGCACGTTGCCGAACGTGAGGGCGGTCAGGTAGCGGCCCTTCTCGCCCGTGCCGAGCGCGGCGACCGTCGCGAGGCCGTCCTCGACCGTGGTGTAGAGCTTCTCGTTGATCTCGGCCTCGTGGCCGTCCTCCTCGCCACCGACGACGCCGACCTCGATCTCGAGGATCGTGCGCGCCGCCTGCGAGAGCTCGAGGAGCTCCGCCGCGATGGTGAGGTTCTCGTCCAGCGGGACGTCCGAGCCGTCGTACATGTGCGACTGGAAGGTCGGCAGGCCGCCGTTCTTCACCTGCTCGGCCTCGATGGCCAGGAGCGGGCGGACCCAGGAGTCGAGGTTCTTCTTGACGCAGTGGTCGGTGTGGATCGCGATCTGCACCGGGTAGTTCTTCGCGACCTCGCGCGCATACGCCGCGAGCGCGAGCGAACCGGCGATGCGGTCCTTGACCGTCGAACCCGAACCGTACTCGGCGCCGCCCACGGAGACCTGGATGATGCCGTCGGACTCGGCCTCGGCAAAGCCCTGGAGCGCGGCGGTGATGGTCTGCGACGAGGTGATGTTGACGGCCGGGTAGGCGAACGAGCCTGCCTTCGCCCGGTCGATCATCTCGGCGTAGACCTCGGGGGTAGCGATGGGCATGCGAAGCTCCTGTGGAGTCGTGCGGGGTGGACTGTCGGGTCAAAGTCTGGCATGGATGACAGCGCGGGCGTCAGGGCCGTTCGACCTGTGGTCGCCCGATGACCACGGTTCTACCTCGCGTCGCCGCCCGGGACGAGGTGCTGCGCCGCCCAGGCGTGCAGGGCGATCGCGCCCGCCGCCCCCGCGTTGATCGAGCGGGTCGAGCCGTGCTGGGTGATGTGCAGGACGTCGCGGCACGCGGCGACCGCCTCGGGCGTCAGCCCGGTCGACTCCTGCCCGAGCAGCAGCACGCACGACGCGGGCAGCGCGTACCCCTCGATCGGCACCGAGCCGGGGAGGTTGTCGACGCCCAGGAGCGGCAGCCCCTCCCCCGCGGCCCAGGCCGCGAGGTCGTCGACGGACGCGTGGTGGTGCACGTGCAGGTAGCGGTCGGTGACCATCGCGCCCCGGCGGTTCCACCGGCGTCGCCCGACGACGTGCACGCCCGCCGCGTTGAACGCGTTCGCCGTGCGCACGACGGACCCGATGTTGAGGTCGTGCGCCCAGTTCTCGATCGCGACGTGGAGCGACCGCCCGGGGTCGCGGCGCGCGTCGAGGTCCGCGACGACCGCCTCGACGGTCCAGTAACGGTACGCGTCGACGACGTTGCGCCGGTCGCC
This region includes:
- the fbaA gene encoding class II fructose-bisphosphate aldolase is translated as MPIATPEVYAEMIDRAKAGSFAYPAVNITSSQTITAALQGFAEAESDGIIQVSVGGAEYGSGSTVKDRIAGSLALAAYAREVAKNYPVQIAIHTDHCVKKNLDSWVRPLLAIEAEQVKNGGLPTFQSHMYDGSDVPLDENLTIAAELLELSQAARTILEIEVGVVGGEEDGHEAEINEKLYTTVEDGLATVAALGTGEKGRYLTALTFGNVHGVYKPGAVKLRPEILKEIQEAVGAKVGKANPFDLVFHGGSGSTAEEISAAVDFGVIKMNIDTDTQYAFTRPVVGHMFSNYDGVLKIDGEVGNKKAYDPRAWGKLAEAGMAARIVEASQQLRSAGNKIR
- a CDS encoding SpoIIE family protein phosphatase, producing the protein MGSSPGLGTDLPAHVQELCTRAMEGAGVAMFVTGPRADEMPIVWVNAAFVRQTGFTAAEVVGRSPHVLETLLAEPVDAQELRAAIAEEREITHTVRALRRDGDTVWTQLSLSPLAGPDGSVTHWVGVQVDVSEHLERYAAQVASLALERRERAVLDVVSRSSDLLADLDQPYALRDITELLAGYVVDWAGFYLNDDGLRYAEGVDTAAPPTGRGQRHGRYTPGLFPLPTGAHATDALGDSAAVTGSVPRVRLVDVPDRVQDVLDGRIEGPVTLDLSATYPQWSASGWLQRDLHHRLSGLQERPGSVTVSAVPGRRRILGLLVTGDSGGSSGQGLGHGPDAEGRDGVRTLLQVIARRAGTAIDNVRLYAREHRLAETLQRAMLPEQADVTGLDVWTYYAPNSEHAQVGGDWYDVLQIAPDVVGLVIGDVVGHDVEAAAAMGQLRSVVRSYAYELTTPGPVLERVDQLVQGMRIPRSASLVYAALTQPDAEQPDDAWRIEYSRAGHLPPLLLRDGTVTQLDDAGGALVGFGGRSRSTGVATLAPGDTLVFYTDGLIERRDRALRVGLESLVAASAAVTAVDAAGVGEELLSRLADAPEDDVALVVVRIPDPVHDASAVVLSPRSRRWLLPSEPASIGRARHAVVRTCQAWGVRDSANAELVVSELVANGVLHGWGHLALRLFDTGDGIRVEVEDSNPAPPVPTDGHPNRMGGFGMQIVERLADWGWRPTASGKLVWAKLRPSDR
- a CDS encoding DUF3151 domain-containing protein, with protein sequence MSDTHANLLDGPAPVRLPDDYAAVREAIAADGDPYEVAAKHPASSLAWAYLAEDFLHENGSRGAVTAYAFARTGYHRGLDSLRRAGWRGQGPIPADHVPNQGFLRALLALAECAAYIGEVEEAGRCEQFLRDSGTSADEVRALR
- a CDS encoding adenylosuccinate synthase, encoding MPGVVLVGAQWGDEGKGKATDLLGSRVDYVVKFNGGNNAGHTVVIGDEKYALHLLPSGILSPGVTPVIANGVVVDIEVLFQELDDLIARGVDVSKLLVSGSAHVIAGYHRTIDKVSERFLGKRRIGTTGRGIGPAYADKINRVGIRIWDLFDEKILAEKIEGSLDQKNHLLVKVYNRRAITVDETVAELLQYAERLKPMVADTALELNKALDAGKNVLFEGGQATMLDVDHGTYPFVTSSNATAGGALTGSGVGPTRISSVIGVIKAYTTRVGEGPFPTELFDANGEYLLKQGGEYGVTTGRARRCGWYDSVIARYATRVNGITDMVLTKLDILTGFEKVPVCVAYDVDGVRYDEMPLDQTAFHHAKPIYEELDGWWEDISGARTFEDLPVNAQRYVLALEEMSGTRISAIGVGPSRDAIIPRHDLIH
- a CDS encoding ricin-type beta-trefoil lectin domain protein — protein: MHHGSMHHRLTALASGIGVVVASVGLATTASASAPDGTPTSTGSAVPALLAGPVPGPDDLSDGQLRALERDLGLDADGVADRLALDAATGAVEQALSDDLGAAYAGTWVDADAATPVVAVTDPSVVPEVEAAGAEAVVVERGLAELDAVAAELDQASTPDAVQAWYVDVTTNEVVVESLDPAAADAFVASSGVDAAAVRTEVVDAPYELTADVRGGDRYITRDPGASSGSACSIGFAVQGGFVTAGHCGAAGKEVLTASWARMGTVQAASFPGHDYAWVRVDAGFSPVPRVNNYAGGTVDVAGSAEAPVGASVCRSGATTGWRCGVIEQKNITVNYGNGDIPGLVRGSACAEGGDSGGSVISGNQAQGVTSGRINDCSNGGKFIYQPVNPILSAYGLSLVTTGGGSGSALVGLAGKCIDVPGSDFSDGKRLQLWTCNGTNAQRWTFEADGTVRAGGKCMDVAWASTADGTAVQLANCSGNPAQQFVLSGAGDLVSVLANKCVDVPNSNSNNGTQLQIWTCNGTAAQKWHRA
- a CDS encoding STAS domain-containing protein, which codes for MIEIATSPATTTLVIAGDLDLAERDQFPEIAARVVGLRRQLLVIDMCRVTFMDSTGAAFLISLADAGRKRGGATVLRGCDDRDLFVLEVCGALELFRIDSDHRCEPATPPSGFAVVDPTG
- the purD gene encoding phosphoribosylamine--glycine ligase, with the translated sequence MKILVVGTGAREHAIVHALAHEADRPGAEPHELHAAPGNPGIGDLATLHAVDQNDGTAVAALATGLGVDLVVVGPEAPLVAGVGDAVRDAGIPVFGPSAEAARLEGSKAFAKDVMAAASVPTALAHVCTDVDQVAAAVDAFGAPYVIKDDGLAAGKGVVVTEDRQAALEHAAACFATPRRAADGTPEDPRVVVEEYLDGPEVSLFCVSDGVTVVPLAPAQDFKRAFDADAGPNTGGMGAYSPLPWAPEGLVDEVVTRVAQPTIDEMARRGTPFVGVLYVGLALTSRGTRVVEFNARFGDPETQSVLTRLATPLSAVMLAAAQGRLAEIGALRWRDDASVTVVVAAHGYPGAVRGGDPITGIDAAEEVEGVHVLHAGTSRGDDGGLVASGGRVLSVVARGADLAEARRRAYAAVDRIVLPGSHHRTDIAAKAAAGEVTLAG
- a CDS encoding STAS domain-containing protein; translation: MREGTPSAADRPVGVAGDPAGAGDPASVHVIVGSTRARIVLSGEIDADLGADLQEATAAAEDSGLPVEIDAHHVTFMDSSGVAFLARLASRGPHRVRVLRAPPTVRFLLEVTRIGELLDIVDVDPGFDLDEPAGQGNGAGATD
- a CDS encoding TrmH family RNA methyltransferase, translating into MTTPGEEREEREVGVGPWPGGPDAWPRVPDPEGTPGSTRVDPRYDPELLAHGDRRNVVDAYRYWTVEAVVADLDARRDPGRSLHVAIENWAHDLNIGSVVRTANAFNAAGVHVVGRRRWNRRGAMVTDRYLHVHHHASVDDLAAWAAGEGLPLLGVDNLPGSVPIEGYALPASCVLLLGQESTGLTPEAVAACRDVLHITQHGSTRSINAGAAGAIALHAWAAQHLVPGGDAR